GCGCTGCCTGCGCGCGGGCAGTGCACGTTGTCACTGCCGACGGCCGAACGCTCCGCGCTGGCCGTGCCACGCTCTATGTTCTCGCCGCGATCGGCTTTCGCCGTCTTGCCTCGCTGCTCTCGCTGCCGCCGCTCCTTCCCGTCGTCGAGCTCGCCTATCGGATTGTCGCGAATAACCGGCCGCTCTTTGGCCGTCTCTTGTTCACCAAAGAGACGCCGCTCGAGCGGTGACCGGCTTGCGCGCGAACTGCGCCGCTTGCCGCGGGGGGCAGGGCGCGCGCTCGCTGTCACGGCGACTGTCCGTCCGGTCTCACCGGCAGGATCTGCACTGCCGCGGCGGGGATCGTGAACGCGATCGTCTCTCCCAGTCGCTTTGCCGCGCGCTCCCAGCTGATCCGAGGCACTTCGATTTCGAGGTCGTAGTCGCGCTCGGGCGTCAGCCGCGGGCCGGCGAGCCGCACGGAGAGCACAACGGCGTTCCGCTCGACGACGGCATCGACGATCGTCCCCTCCGCCGCGGTGCTGTGCTCGTCCGCTGCCGGCGGGTCTACCGCGATCGCGTCGCTGCGAACGCACACCCACACCGGCGCGCCCGGTGCCGGCCCCGGCTCGGCAGTCCGGGCGATCACGCGCCGCTCGCCGACGCACGCGCAGACAGCCGCGCCCTCAACCCGCTCGACCTGCCCGCGCCAGATATTGCGGACGCCGGTCAGTTCGGCGACGCGGACATCGCGGAAGCGCCGCAGCAGTTCCTCAGGCGCGCCCACCTGCAGAACCTGTCCGGCGTCGATTACGGCGACCCGGTCGCCGAGAACGAGGGCCTCGGAAAGGTCGTGCGTGACGAAGAGGGTCGGCACCGCGAAGCGCCGCTGCAGGCTCCGCAGGGCCCGCCGCAGCTCGATCCGGGTCGGGGCGTCGAGTGCCGAGAGCGGCTCGTCGAGCAGCAGCGCCTCGGGACGGATGGCGAGCGCGCGCGCCAAGGCGACGCGCTGCTGCTGGCCGCCGGACAGCTGGGAGGGGCGGCGGCTGGCGAGCTCTGTCAGGCCGGTCAGTTCGAGCAGCTCATCGACCCGGCGGCGGAGCTCCGCTCGGGGCACGCCGCGCAGTCCGAAGGCGACGTTCTCGACGACCGTGAGATGCGGGAAGAGGGCGTAGTTTTGGGGCACATAGCCGACGCGGCGCGCTTGCGGCGGGAGGAAAATCCCCGCCCTGCTGTCGTAGACAACCCGGCCGTTGAGGACGATGCGTCCGTCCGTCGGCCGCAGCAGCCCGGCGACGGCCCGCAGCGTCATCGACTTGCCGGCGCCTGATCGCCCAAGGAGGACGAGCACCTCGCGGTCGGCGGACAGAGCGATGTCGAGCTGAAACCCCGCCAGCTGGTGGCGGATGCTCACCTCCAGCGCGGTCATGGCGGCGACGCGACCAGCTTGCGCGAGACGGTCTGGACGGCGGCGAGGAGCGCGATCGAGAAGACCGACAGGATGGCGACGAGGAGGGCGGCGAGCTCAAGGTCGTTCGCCTGCACCGCGTCGTAGATCGCGATCGAGAGGGTTTGGGTCTTGCCGGGGATGTTGCCGGCGACCATCAGGGTGGCGCCGAAATCGCCGATGGCGCGGGCGAAGGCGAGCAGCGTCCCCCCCACAATGCCCTGCCAAGCGAGCGGAAAGGTCACCAGCCAGAACACCTCCCATTCCGACCGGCCGAGCGTGCGGGCGACCTGCTCGAGGCTGACATCGACCGCTTCGAACGCCGCGCGGCTGGCTTGGGCAACAAACGGAAAGGAGGCGATGGCTGAGGCGATCACCGCGCCCCGCCAGCTGAAGACGAGCGGGATCCCGAGCGCCTCGAAGATCGAGCCGATGACGGTGCCGCGGCCGAGGAGAACGAGCAGATAATAGCCGAGCACCGTCGGGGGCAGGATGAGCGGCGCGGCGACGAGAGCGCTCAGCACCTCGCGCCCGGGGATGCGCCGCCGCGCCAAGCACCAGCCGACCGCGACGCCGGCCACGAAGTTGAGCAGCGTCGCCAGCAGCGACACCTGGATTGAGAGAAGCAGCGGGAACCAATCGATCGCGCGCATCAGGGGCTCGCCGGCGGCTCGAAGCCGTAGCGCCCGAGGAGCGCTTGGCCCTCGGGGCTCATCACGAGGCTGACGAAGGCGCGTGCGTCTGCCTCGCTGCGCGTCCGCCGCAGGATCGCGAGCGCCTGATCGAGCGGGCGGTGGAGCTCCTGCGGTACCAGCGTCCAGCGGAGCTGGGTCGGAATGACCAGCGCAACGGCAACAATGCCCGCGTCCGCTTGGCCGGTCTGGACATACTGCATCGCCTGCTGGACATTCTCTCCGTACACCAGCCGCGGCCGAAGCGTGCCCCACAGCCCGAGCGCCTCGAGTGCGTCTTGGGCGGCAACGCCGTAGGGCGCATGCTCAGGGTTCGCGATCGCGATGTAGCGGATCGAGGGAGCGGTCAGGTCGCTCAGGGCGCTGACCGGCAGGTTCAGGGCTGGGCTGGTGACCAGCGCTAGCCGTCCGCGGGCGTAGCGCTGCTCTGTTCCCGCCACGGTGTGGCCGCCGCGCTTCAGCCGCTCGATGAACGCCTCGTTCGCAGCGAGGAAGACGTCGAACGGCGCGCCCTGCTCGATCTGCTGCGTCAGCTGCCCGGTCGACCCGAAGGTGAGGGTCGCTGCCTGCCCGGTCTGCTCCTGGTAGAGGCGCGCGATCTCGGCCAGCGCCGGCCGCAGGTCGGCCGCTGCCGCCACCTGGAGCGCCCGCTCACGCTGCGCCTGCTGCTGCACTGTCGCGGCGAAGGTGAGGGCGAGGGTCGCGATCACAACGCCAAGCGCCATCCCGCCGGCGATCAGCATCCGCCGCTCCATCTCACGGTCTCCCGGGGCCGCCCTGAAACGCGTCTCGACTGCTGCGCCCGCGGTGAGCGGGCGAGCGCGCCTCTCTCCGCAGAGGGGCCGGCGGACGCGCGGTCACGGGCGGCCGTTCGCCGGCCCTGCCACCTCGGCGAGCAGGGTGCCGAGCTGATCGACCTCGTAGCCGGGCAGGGCGCGCAGTTCCTCCCGCAGTGGGCCGCTCTGCAGAAGGTCGAGCAGGAGCGCGATAGCGGGGTGGTCGAGATGGTCGCGCGGGATCGTCAGGTCGAACTGGGCTTCGGCCAGCGGCACAAACTCGAGGCCGAACGCGTCTGCCGTGGCCCGCAGGGCGATCCCGGCGTCGGCGCTTCCCGCTGCCACTGCCCGCGCCACGTCAAGGTGGCTTGAGACGACGCGCTCATAGCCGAGCACCGCTGTCGCCGGCGCGCCGAGCGCGGCGAGCCGATCGTCCAGCAGCGCCCGACTGCCCGAGCCTGCTTCTCGATTGACAATCCGGACGCCCGTTCCCACCAGGTCGGCGACCGCGCGCAGTCCCTTGGGATTGCCCGGCGCGACCACCAGCCCCAGTTCCCAGCGGGCGTAGCGCACGACGATGCCGCCGGTCGCGGCGAGAGCGCGCTCGGCGTGCGGCAGATTGAACGCTCCGGCAGCGGGATCCCACAGGTGCGAGCCCGCAACGTGGGCTTCTCCGGCGGCAACCGCTGCGAGCGCTGCCTCGCTCGGAGCCGGGAACCAGAGCAGCCGACGGTCGGCATGGTTGCGGGCAGCGTGGGCGCAGACGATCGAGAGGCTCGGGTCGCAGCCGACGAGGACGGCCGTCCGCTCAAGCTGCGCGCGGGGCGCGAGCAGGCGGATGCGCGCGGAGTGGCCGCCGGGCGCAAGGAGACCGTCGGCGGGGGCGAACCCGTCGAGCACGTCGCGGCCGGCCGCAAGCGAGTAGCCGACCCACTGCTCGCGCACCCGGGCCACCGCAAGACGGCTTCCTCGCCCTGGCGCGACTGCGGAGAGGCGCAGTCGGCCTACCTCGCTCAGCTCAGGCTCGGCGAAGAGATCTTCCACTCGGCAGCGAAGCACCTGGGCAAGCCGCAGCGCGACAGCGGTGTTCGGCACCGCGCGGCCCGTCTCGATCGCGTTCATCGCTTGGCGCGACAGCCCAACGCGCTCGGCGAGCGCCTGCTGCGACAAGCCGGCCTGCAGCCGCGCCGCGCGCACTCGGTTTTCCAAGCTGCTCGAATTCCGCCGTCCGATCGCCGCCTCCTCGCTGCACGATTGTCGTTTATTACAGTCAAAGCGTCAAGTTTGCCTGACGTCATCGCGCTGATCCTCACCGCTCGGCACAAGCTTGTATACTGACCGCATCACCGTCGAGGGGGCGCCGTGGAATTTGAGACACTGCGCTACGAGAAGCGCGATCACATCGCGACGATCACGCTCAATCGTCCCGAGCGAGGCAACGCCCTGAACGGTCAGCTGCACCGCGAGCTCTGGGCTGTTTGGAACGACTTTCGCTTCGATGGCGACAGCTGGGTCGCCATTCTCACCGGGGCGGG
The DNA window shown above is from Dehalococcoidia bacterium and carries:
- a CDS encoding DCC1-like thiol-disulfide oxidoreductase family protein, yielding MQRQDRRGRFRIVPYQDAPSPPMTPALRAACARAVHVVTADGRTLRAGRATLYVLAAIGFRRLASLLSLPPLLPVVELAYRIVANNRPLFGRLLFTKETPLER
- a CDS encoding ABC transporter ATP-binding protein translates to MTALEVSIRHQLAGFQLDIALSADREVLVLLGRSGAGKSMTLRAVAGLLRPTDGRIVLNGRVVYDSRAGIFLPPQARRVGYVPQNYALFPHLTVVENVAFGLRGVPRAELRRRVDELLELTGLTELASRRPSQLSGGQQQRVALARALAIRPEALLLDEPLSALDAPTRIELRRALRSLQRRFAVPTLFVTHDLSEALVLGDRVAVIDAGQVLQVGAPEELLRRFRDVRVAELTGVRNIWRGQVERVEGAAVCACVGERRVIARTAEPGPAPGAPVWVCVRSDAIAVDPPAADEHSTAAEGTIVDAVVERNAVVLSVRLAGPRLTPERDYDLEIEVPRISWERAAKRLGETIAFTIPAAAVQILPVRPDGQSP
- the modB gene encoding molybdate ABC transporter permease subunit, translated to MRAIDWFPLLLSIQVSLLATLLNFVAGVAVGWCLARRRIPGREVLSALVAAPLILPPTVLGYYLLVLLGRGTVIGSIFEALGIPLVFSWRGAVIASAIASFPFVAQASRAAFEAVDVSLEQVARTLGRSEWEVFWLVTFPLAWQGIVGGTLLAFARAIGDFGATLMVAGNIPGKTQTLSIAIYDAVQANDLELAALLVAILSVFSIALLAAVQTVSRKLVASPP
- the modA gene encoding molybdate ABC transporter substrate-binding protein, with product MERRMLIAGGMALGVVIATLALTFAATVQQQAQRERALQVAAAADLRPALAEIARLYQEQTGQAATLTFGSTGQLTQQIEQGAPFDVFLAANEAFIERLKRGGHTVAGTEQRYARGRLALVTSPALNLPVSALSDLTAPSIRYIAIANPEHAPYGVAAQDALEALGLWGTLRPRLVYGENVQQAMQYVQTGQADAGIVAVALVIPTQLRWTLVPQELHRPLDQALAILRRTRSEADARAFVSLVMSPEGQALLGRYGFEPPASP
- a CDS encoding helix-turn-helix domain-containing protein: MRAARLQAGLSQQALAERVGLSRQAMNAIETGRAVPNTAVALRLAQVLRCRVEDLFAEPELSEVGRLRLSAVAPGRGSRLAVARVREQWVGYSLAAGRDVLDGFAPADGLLAPGGHSARIRLLAPRAQLERTAVLVGCDPSLSIVCAHAARNHADRRLLWFPAPSEAALAAVAAGEAHVAGSHLWDPAAGAFNLPHAERALAATGGIVVRYARWELGLVVAPGNPKGLRAVADLVGTGVRIVNREAGSGSRALLDDRLAALGAPATAVLGYERVVSSHLDVARAVAAGSADAGIALRATADAFGLEFVPLAEAQFDLTIPRDHLDHPAIALLLDLLQSGPLREELRALPGYEVDQLGTLLAEVAGPANGRP